The stretch of DNA CAGGGCCAGACCGCAGCCGATCATGGTCAGCCCGGCGCCGAGCGGGAGCTGGAGATTGGCCGGGTCGGTCCAGCGCAGGGGGGCGGCCACCGGTGCGCCGGCGGCCTGGGCGAGCCCCTGGCCGGGGGCTGCGGCAGCCGGGGTGGCCGCCGGCGTGACCTCCTCCTCGGGGGCCTGCGCCGACTCGTCCGGCGCCTGCGGGGCGGCGGCCTCGGCGTCCTCCGGGGCCTGCTCGGGCGCCGCCTCGGCCGGGGCTTCGGCGGGCTCCTGCTCGGGCGGCTGCTCCGCCTGCTGCTGCACCGGCCGGGCCGGGCGCTCGGGCGCCGGGCGGCGGGCCACCGTGCCGGCGGCGGTCGGGTCCGCGACCGAGGTGGCCGAGGGGGTGGCGCTCGGCTGCGGGGTGGAGCTGGGGGTGGGCTCGGCGGAGGGGGTCGGCACCGGGCTCGGGGTGGCGGCGACCGGGCCGGTGGCGGTCGGCTGGGCGGTCTCCGCCGGCGGAGTGGGCTGGGCGGAGGGGGTCGGCGGCGGGGTGGGTATCGCGGTGCCCGGGTCCGGGTCCACCGGGGGTACGGCGGGCGGCGTCGGCGGCTCCACCGGCGGCAGGGTGACCGGCGGCAGGGTGACCGGCGGCACCTCGACCGCCGGGACGGACGGGACCACCACCGGCGGGAGGGTGACCGTCACGGTGGGCAGGGTGGTCGTGGGAAGGGTCGGGAGGACCACCTCCGGGGTGGCCGTGCGGTCGGCCGCGAAGGCCGGGCCGGCCAGCAGGAGGGGTACGGCGAGGCCCGCGGCGGCCCGCACGGCCCAGCGGGCGTGCGGGGAGCGGAGCGCGGGGGAGGCGTACGGAGTTGCGGCCACGGACGGAAGTCCTTCCGACGGCCGTCCGCGCCGGGGCGCGGACGGTGGCGGGACAGCTCCGCACCAGCCTCACACATTCGCGACATTCCGGACATTCGACGGACCCCCGCGCCCGTCACGTCTCGACTCAGCCCAGCACCCGCACCGGGCTCCCCGCCAGGAAGGCGCCGATCGCCTCCACGGCCTGGCCGTAGTACCGCTCGTAGTTGGCCCGGGAGACGTATCCCAGGTGCGGGGTGGCCAGCAGCCGGGGAGCAGTCCGCATCGGGTGGTCGGCGGGCAGCGGTTCGAGGTCGAAGACGTCCACGGCCGCCCCGGCGATCCGGCCCTCGTGCAGGGCGGCGAGCAGGGCGTCCTGGTCCACGATGGCCGCGCGGGAGGTGTTCACCAGGTAGGCGGTGGGCTTCATCAGGGCCAGCTCGGGGGCGCCCAGCAGGCCCCGGGTGCGGTCGCCGAGGGCGAGGTGCACGGAGACGAAGTCGCTGCTCGCGAGCAGCTCCTCCTTGGAGGCGGCGAGGGTCACCCCGGCGGCCTCGGCCCGCTCGGCGGTCAGGTTGGCGCTCCAGGCGGTGACCTCCATCCCGAAGGCCAGCCCGATCCGGGCCATCGGCACGCCGATCTTGCCGAGCCCGAGCAGGCCCAGCCGGCGGCCGTGCAGATCGGCGCCGAGCGTGCTCTGCCAGGGGCCGCCGGTGCGCAGCGCGGTGCTCTCCTCGACCACGCCCCGGGCCAGGCCCAGCAGCAGCGCCCAGGTCAGCTCGACCGGCGGGGTCGAGGAGCTCTCGGTGCCGCAGACGGTGACCCCGTGCTCCGCGGCGGCCGCCAGGTCGATCACCGAGTTGCGCATCCCGGAGGCCACCAGCAGCCGCAGCCCGGGCAGCCGGGCGAACACCTCGGCGGGGAAGGGCACCCGCTCACGCAGGGTCACCACCACCTCGTACCCGTCGAGCGCGGCGACCAGCTCGTCCACCGTGCCGAAGTGCTCCCGGAAGCGGGTGACGGTCACCTCCCCGCCCAGCACCGACCAGTCGGCGCAGCTCTCGGCCACCCCCTGGTAGTCGTCCAGCACCGCACAGCGCAGCGACATCGCAGCCCTCCCGTAGCACCGCCCGACCCCCCTGGCCGGGCGGTGCCGAGTGAACCACACGGGACGTGCCGGTCAGGCGCGGAGCACGACCTTGCCGGTCTGGTCGCCGGCCTCCAGGACGCGGTGGGCCTCGGCGGCCTCGGTGAGCGGGAGGACGCGGTCGATCACGGGCTTGACCACGCCGGATTCGACCAGGGGCCAGACGTGCTCGCGGACGCCCGCGATGATGGCGGCCTTCTCGGCGAGCGGGCGCGGGCGCAGCGCGGTGCCGATCACGGCGGCCCGCTTGGCGAGCAGGGTGCCGAGGTTGAGCTCGCCCTTGACCCCGCCCTGCATGCCGATCACCACCAGGCGGCCGTTGATCGCGAGCGAATCCACGTTCCGCTGGAGGTACTTGGCGCCCATGATGTCGAGGATGACGTCCACCCCGGCGCCGCCGGTAGCCTCGCGGACGACCTCGGCGAAGTCCTGCTCGCGGTAGTTGACCAGCACGTCGGCGCCCAACTCGGCGCAGCGGGCCAGCTTCTCGGCGCTGCCGGCGGTGACGGCCACCTTGGCGCCGATCGCCTTGGCGAGCTGGATGGCCATGGTGCCGATGCCGCTCGCCCCGCCGTGCACCAGCACGGTCTCGCCCGGGCGCAGGTGGGCCACCATGAAGATGTTGGACCAGACGGTGGCCGCCGCCTCGGGCAGTGCGGCGGCCTCTTCCAGACTCAACCCCTTCGGGACGGGCAGGAGTTGGCCGACCGGCACGTTGACCCGCTGGGCGTAGCCGCCGGCCACCAGCAGGGCGCAGACCTCGTCGCCGACGGCCCAGCCGGAGACGCCGGGGCCCAGGGCGGCGATCCGGCCCGCGCACTCCAGGCCGGGGTAGGGCGAGGAGCCGGGCGGCGGCGGGTAGACGCCCTGCCGCTGGAGCAGATCGGCGCGGTTGACGGCCGTCGCCGCCACCTCGACCACCACTTCGCCCTCGGCCGGCTCCGGATCGGGCACGGTGGCCCAGACCAGGGCCTCCGGGCCGCCGTACTGGGGAATCGTCATCGCGTACATGGCTCGACGCTACCGCGCAGTTCAGCGCGGTCGGCCCCGGCTCACCCGATCGTGGGGCGGGCCGGCCGCGGCGGCTCGTACAGGGTGCGAACCCGGTACGAACTGCCGTGCGGCTCCGGCCCGTTCAGCCACGGTGGCGGTCTCAGTGACCGAGCGCCGCGGCACCGGCCGCCGCGAAGGCCTCGTCCTGGTCGCCGCTCGGGGCGCCGGCGACGCCGATGCCCGCGATCGGGGCGCCCGTGGCGTCCACCGGCACGCCGCCGGCCAGGAAGAGGGTGCCGGGGATGTCCTTCAGGTTCGGGGCCTGCGCCAGGCGGCCGGCCAGCACCGAGGTGGTGGCGTTCCAGGAGACGGCGGTGAAGGCCTTCTCCTGCGCGGAGGAGTAGGACTGCGGGCCGGCGCCGTCGCCGCGCAGGCTGACGATGGTGTTGCCGTTGCGGTCGACCACCGCGACGGAGACCTTCTGGCCGGCCTTGGTGGCGGCGTCCACGGCGGCCTGGGCGGCCTTGAGGGCGGCGGCCTCGGTCAGGTGGGTGGTCTGGGTGGTGGTGGAGGCCGGCACCGAGACCGGGGCGGCCGGGGCGGGCGCGGCGGCCGGGGTCTGGGCGGTGGCGGTCACGGCGCCGACCACACCGGCGGTCAGCGCGGCCAGGGTGGCGGCGGCGGTGAGGGCGGTCTTGCGGTGCTTGCGGGGGGTGGCGTTCATGGTGGTGCTCGCTTCCGCTGGGGCCCGTGCTGTCCGGGCCGGTGGTTCCATCCTGGGTTCGGCACCGGCCTGCAGCGGTCGGCCGACGGGGTCGACCCGGCCGGCCGCCCGGGCGACCCCGGGGTCATCCGATCGGCTGATGCGGGCCCCGCCCACCGTGTGACGATGGGAAGGAAAGCGCTGGTGAGGACGGGAGTACGGGATGACCACGCGCACCACCCCCTCCACCCCCGCCCCGGCGGACACCCCGGCCACCGGCTCGGCCCCCAGCCAGGCCGCCTCCGCCGTACGCCCAGCCGCCTCCGGCCCCGACACCGCACCGACCACCGGTCTGGCCGCACCCGGTGCCTTCCCGGCCGGCTCCGCGCTGGGCCAGGCCAACTCGGCCACCGGCTCGGCCACCAGCCAGGCCGCCTCCGCTCTCGCCGCCCCTGCTATCACCGCCCCCGCCACGGCCTCCGCTGCCGTCCCCTCCGACTCGTCCCTCGTCCACGACCCCGTCGGCTCTGCCGACGACGGCCGGGCGGCGGTCCGGGCCGAGCGGCGACTGAGCGCCGTGATGCACGGGGCGTTCTTCGTGCTGCTGGCCGCCTCGCTGGCGCGGTTCCTCCAGCGGCACCCGGGTGACCCGCGGATGCCCTGGGTGCTGGGGGCCGGGGTGGTGCTCGCGGTGGTCTACCTGCTGGCCGGGGCGCTGCGCCGGCGGCCCCGGCTCTGGCTGGCGGCGGTGCTCACAGCCTGGCTGGCACTGGTGCTGCTGGCGCCGAGCTGCTCCTGGTGCGCGGTGCCGCTGCTCTACTCCGCGCTGCGGATCCTGCCGACCAGGCCCGCGATCGTGCTGGTCGGGCTGCTCACCGGGGCGATCGTCGGCTCCGAGGTGCGGCTCTCCGGCTGGGACCCGAACGTGCTGATCGCCCCGCCCGCGATCGCCACCCTGGCGGTCACCGTGCTGCTGCACACCCAGCGCCAGGCCGAGCGGCTGCGCCGCAGCATGGCCGAGCTGGTCCGGGCCCGGGACGAGCTGGCCGTCACCGAGCGCCGGGCCGGGGTGCTGGCCGAGCGCCAGCGGCTGGCCGCCGAGATCCACGACACCCTGGCCCAGGGGCTGGCCAGCCAGCAGTTGCTGCTCCAGGCCGCCGACCGGCACTGGCGGCACGATCCGGTGGCCGCCCGGGCCCAGCTGGCCGCCGCCTCCGAGGCCACCGCCCGCTCGCTCGCCGAGGCCCGCCGCTTCGTCCACGACCTCGCCCCGGCCGATCTGGCCGAGACCGGCGGCCTGGTGGCCGCGCTGCGCGCGGTGACGGCCCGCGAGGGCGCCGGGCTGCACGTGGACGGCACCCCGGTGGAGCTGCCGCAGCGCACCGAGGGCGCGCTGCTGCGGGTGGCCCAGGGCGCGCTGGCCAACACCCGGCGGCACGCGGCGGCGGCCACCAGTACCGTGAGCCTGACCTACCTGGACGACCAGGTGATCCTGGACGTCTGGGACGACGGCCGCGGTTTCGACCCCGCCGGGCTGCCCGGGCCGGGGCCGGACGGCGGCCACGGGCTGCCCGCGATGCGGGCCCGCCTGGGCCAGCTCGGCGGTGCGCTCACCGTGGAGTCCGCGCCCGGCGCGGGCACCACCGTGACGGCCGTCGTCCCGCTGCACGCCCCCGTCCCTCCGGAAGGAACCAGCGCATGATCCGGGTCCTGCTCTGCGACGACCACGCCGTGGTCCGGGCCGGCCTGCGGGCCCTGCTGGGCAGCGAGCCCGGCATCGAGATCGTCGGGGAGGCCGCCTCCGGCGAGGAGGCGCTGGCCGCCACCGCCCGGCTGCGGCCGGACGTGGTGCTGATGGACCTCCAGCTCGGCGAGGGCATGGACGGGGTGGAGACCACCCGTCGGCTCGCCGCCACGGCGGAGGCACCCCGGGTGCTGGTGCTGACCACCTACGACACCGACGCCGACATCACCCGGGCGATCGAGGCGGGCGCCACCGGCTATCTGCTCAAGGCCGAGCGGCCGGAGGAGCTGTTCACCGCGATCAGCGCCGCCGCCCAGGGCCGCACCACCCTCTCGGCCCCGATCGCCACCCGGGTGATGGCCCGCCTCCGGGCCCCGCAACCCGCTCTCACCGCACGCGAGTTGGACATCCTCGGGCAGCTCT from Kitasatospora sp. MMS16-BH015 encodes:
- a CDS encoding NAD(P)H-quinone oxidoreductase, with product MYAMTIPQYGGPEALVWATVPDPEPAEGEVVVEVAATAVNRADLLQRQGVYPPPPGSSPYPGLECAGRIAALGPGVSGWAVGDEVCALLVAGGYAQRVNVPVGQLLPVPKGLSLEEAAALPEAAATVWSNIFMVAHLRPGETVLVHGGASGIGTMAIQLAKAIGAKVAVTAGSAEKLARCAELGADVLVNYREQDFAEVVREATGGAGVDVILDIMGAKYLQRNVDSLAINGRLVVIGMQGGVKGELNLGTLLAKRAAVIGTALRPRPLAEKAAIIAGVREHVWPLVESGVVKPVIDRVLPLTEAAEAHRVLEAGDQTGKVVLRA
- a CDS encoding D-2-hydroxyacid dehydrogenase family protein: MSLRCAVLDDYQGVAESCADWSVLGGEVTVTRFREHFGTVDELVAALDGYEVVVTLRERVPFPAEVFARLPGLRLLVASGMRNSVIDLAAAAEHGVTVCGTESSSTPPVELTWALLLGLARGVVEESTALRTGGPWQSTLGADLHGRRLGLLGLGKIGVPMARIGLAFGMEVTAWSANLTAERAEAAGVTLAASKEELLASSDFVSVHLALGDRTRGLLGAPELALMKPTAYLVNTSRAAIVDQDALLAALHEGRIAGAAVDVFDLEPLPADHPMRTAPRLLATPHLGYVSRANYERYYGQAVEAIGAFLAGSPVRVLG
- a CDS encoding sensor histidine kinase, producing MTTRTTPSTPAPADTPATGSAPSQAASAVRPAASGPDTAPTTGLAAPGAFPAGSALGQANSATGSATSQAASALAAPAITAPATASAAVPSDSSLVHDPVGSADDGRAAVRAERRLSAVMHGAFFVLLAASLARFLQRHPGDPRMPWVLGAGVVLAVVYLLAGALRRRPRLWLAAVLTAWLALVLLAPSCSWCAVPLLYSALRILPTRPAIVLVGLLTGAIVGSEVRLSGWDPNVLIAPPAIATLAVTVLLHTQRQAERLRRSMAELVRARDELAVTERRAGVLAERQRLAAEIHDTLAQGLASQQLLLQAADRHWRHDPVAARAQLAAASEATARSLAEARRFVHDLAPADLAETGGLVAALRAVTAREGAGLHVDGTPVELPQRTEGALLRVAQGALANTRRHAAAATSTVSLTYLDDQVILDVWDDGRGFDPAGLPGPGPDGGHGLPAMRARLGQLGGALTVESAPGAGTTVTAVVPLHAPVPPEGTSA
- a CDS encoding heme-binding protein is translated as MNATPRKHRKTALTAAATLAALTAGVVGAVTATAQTPAAAPAPAAPVSVPASTTTQTTHLTEAAALKAAQAAVDAATKAGQKVSVAVVDRNGNTIVSLRGDGAGPQSYSSAQEKAFTAVSWNATTSVLAGRLAQAPNLKDIPGTLFLAGGVPVDATGAPIAGIGVAGAPSGDQDEAFAAAGAAALGH
- a CDS encoding response regulator transcription factor, which encodes MIRVLLCDDHAVVRAGLRALLGSEPGIEIVGEAASGEEALAATARLRPDVVLMDLQLGEGMDGVETTRRLAATAEAPRVLVLTTYDTDADITRAIEAGATGYLLKAERPEELFTAISAAAQGRTTLSAPIATRVMARLRAPQPALTARELDILGQLSQGLGNREIAQALYISEATVKTHLSRVYAKLGVDNRAAAVATAKEQRLLP